One genomic segment of Erythrolamprus reginae isolate rEryReg1 chromosome 2, rEryReg1.hap1, whole genome shotgun sequence includes these proteins:
- the LOC139163216 gene encoding zinc finger protein 572-like, translated as MGFTSHLQIHRLRLDEHLSAVARGTFAQVLLVHQLRPYLDQEAHALITLHLRIHTREKPYKCPNCGKSFTHNYSLLEHQRIHTGEKPYKCPECVKCFSHSSTLVKHQSTHTGEKPFECPNCGKSFSQNSSLLNHQRTHTGGKPFECPNCGKCFTHNYGLLEHRRIHTGEKPYKCPECVKCFSHSSNLVQHLRTHTGEKPFQCPDCGQSFCHHFDLVKHQRIHAGEKTSVQIVGNVSVSILPR; from the exons ATGGgctttaccagccacctgcagataCATCGA ctgaggcttgatgaacatctctcggctgtggccagggggacctttgcccaggttctcctggtacaccagttgcggccctacctggaccaggaggctcatgccctcatcaccttgcatCTT aggattcacaccagGGAGAAACCATACAAGTGTCctaattgtgggaaaagtttcactcACAATTACAGCCTGCTGGAACaccagaggatccacacaggggagaaaccatacaaatgtccagagtgtgtgaaatgtttcagtcacagtTCCACCCTTGTGAAACACCAGagcactcacacaggagagaaaccctttgaatgtcctaattgtgggaaaagtttcagtcagaattccagcctgttgaatcaccagaggactcacacaggagggaaaccctttgaatgtcctaattGTGGAAAGTGTTTCACTCACAATTACGGCCTGCTGGAACACCGgagaatccacacaggggagaaaccatacaaatgtccagagtgtgtgaaatgtttcagtcacagtTCCAACCTTGTGCAGCacctgaggactcacacaggagagaagccgtttcagtgtccagattgtgggcaaAGTTTCTGCCACCATTTTGACCTGGTGAAGCACCAGAGGATTCACGCAGGGGAGAAAacaagtgtccagattgtgggaaatgtttccgtTTCCATTCTACCCCGGTGA